A window from Thermanaerothrix sp. encodes these proteins:
- a CDS encoding molybdopterin-dependent oxidoreductase: MKRVLSACAFDCPDACGFAFDPESGEVAGRKDHPYTAGFVCHKLKGFLSFLKGHRLVRPLLRDGGVLREVSWDDGLSIFAAKVGGAVSKDPRRVLWASGSGNLKLDNLAFDLFSKALGGLTGLRGSLCGGEGGAGLGESYEVRRHVPPEEVLQSRRVVLWGRNVAETNVHFVPLLAKARMLGAKVGYVDVRPTRTHGVADRTWVVRPGSDLALSLYLCGRVLDEMGPPKGGFEGLEDFMSLARGVGRRHAMEASGLSGEELDDLFRFVTEEGPLSLWAGWAVQRRVGGDLLMRVLDSLVFLLGSQDVAGGGMVFSADDEAPVPKDLAGDCFGRRAPRPSVGRFIADAKEPPVDVAVFSRCNPMTQSQDVGVLEEVLRGDKVFSVCLDWRLSATARECSLVIPVAPFPEQPTGVLFSYWHDLIQQVNPLGEGPVPYEGEVLDRVLALLGVDPLVVSGAQALVRRVLSLRGLEEVAEGIWRFPHPRRHLGPFRFPSAGPFGRSSDWGARPGDRFYLVTPHRYDGVNGWSLNDWESPKGGLWAYLAPRHMEELGMREGDLGWLTSPFGRVSARFAPLEGLSEGVCLVFSGQEGVNRLSGPEITERWNTRLSEAWVRVEK, from the coding sequence TTGAAGAGAGTATTGTCCGCCTGTGCCTTTGACTGTCCCGATGCCTGTGGTTTCGCGTTCGACCCTGAGAGTGGAGAGGTTGCGGGGAGGAAGGACCATCCCTACACAGCGGGGTTCGTGTGCCATAAGCTTAAGGGTTTCTTGAGTTTCCTCAAGGGCCATAGGCTTGTAAGGCCCCTTTTGAGGGATGGCGGGGTGTTGCGGGAGGTATCGTGGGATGATGGGCTGTCGATCTTCGCCGCCAAGGTGGGTGGGGCGGTAAGTAAAGATCCAAGGCGGGTCCTTTGGGCCAGCGGCTCCGGGAACCTCAAGCTGGACAACCTGGCCTTTGACCTATTCTCCAAGGCCCTTGGGGGGCTCACGGGCCTTAGGGGGTCCCTGTGCGGAGGGGAGGGTGGCGCGGGTCTTGGGGAGTCCTACGAGGTGAGGCGCCACGTGCCGCCCGAGGAGGTTTTACAGAGCCGCCGGGTGGTGCTTTGGGGCCGCAACGTGGCGGAGACCAACGTCCACTTCGTGCCGCTCCTTGCGAAGGCAAGGATGCTGGGGGCCAAGGTGGGGTACGTGGACGTGAGGCCCACCAGGACCCACGGCGTGGCGGACCGCACGTGGGTGGTGCGCCCAGGGTCGGATCTTGCCCTTTCCCTTTACCTTTGCGGGAGGGTTTTGGATGAGATGGGGCCTCCCAAGGGTGGCTTTGAGGGGCTTGAGGATTTTATGTCCCTTGCGCGGGGCGTAGGGCGTAGGCATGCCATGGAGGCCTCGGGACTCAGCGGCGAGGAGTTGGACGACCTTTTCCGGTTCGTAACGGAGGAGGGCCCCTTGAGCCTTTGGGCTGGATGGGCGGTGCAGCGGCGCGTGGGCGGGGACCTTCTGATGCGGGTCCTGGACTCTTTGGTGTTCCTTTTGGGAAGCCAGGACGTGGCCGGCGGCGGCATGGTTTTCAGCGCCGACGACGAGGCCCCGGTGCCAAAGGACCTTGCGGGGGACTGCTTTGGAAGGCGCGCCCCCAGGCCGTCGGTGGGGCGTTTTATCGCGGACGCCAAGGAGCCGCCGGTGGATGTGGCGGTGTTCTCTCGCTGCAATCCCATGACCCAGTCCCAGGATGTAGGAGTTCTGGAGGAGGTTTTGCGAGGTGACAAGGTCTTCAGCGTATGTCTTGACTGGAGGCTTTCCGCCACCGCCAGAGAGTGTTCCCTGGTTATCCCCGTGGCCCCCTTCCCGGAACAGCCCACGGGGGTCCTGTTCAGCTACTGGCACGACCTGATCCAGCAGGTGAACCCCCTTGGGGAGGGGCCCGTGCCCTACGAAGGTGAGGTGTTGGACCGGGTCTTGGCGCTTCTTGGTGTTGATCCGCTGGTGGTCTCAGGGGCTCAGGCGCTGGTAAGGCGGGTGCTGTCCCTGCGGGGCCTTGAGGAGGTGGCGGAGGGCATATGGCGTTTCCCCCATCCAAGGCGCCACCTGGGGCCCTTCCGTTTCCCCTCCGCGGGTCCTTTTGGAAGGTCCTCCGATTGGGGGGCGCGGCCGGGGGATCGGTTTTATCTGGTGACGCCCCACCGGTACGACGGGGTGAACGGTTGGTCATTGAATGACTGGGAGAGCCCAAAGGGGGGTCTTTGGGCTTACCTTGCGCCGAGGCACATGGAGGAGCTTGGCATGCGGGAGGGGGACTTGGGGTGGCTTACGTCCCCCTTCGGCAGGGTGTCTGCCCGCTTCGCCCCCCTGGAGGGGCTTTCGGAGGGGGTGTGCCTCGTCTTCTCCGGTCAGGAGGGGGTGAACCGCCTCTCAGGTCCAGAGATAACCGAAAGGTGGAACACCAGGCTCTCCGAGGCCTGGGTGAGGGTGGAGAAGTGA